A stretch of Porites lutea chromosome 5, jaPorLute2.1, whole genome shotgun sequence DNA encodes these proteins:
- the LOC140937140 gene encoding uncharacterized protein isoform X1, which translates to MMLLLAEAGRSLNKDLTSLFKHNLHTPRVLERLVHELHSDKELCSYLFLNHPGSEDMLWGLMNLLTEDSRTAGNASYVIGTLAETDLGKRRIVQICTDKGDQAKKILPALTNMLDMVDTETVMNAAGTMGTLAEDGECRLWMLKEDCLDEAIVKLTHLLSSKDMCTASNAALVLARLTIAEEGCARILNHRSSSHILVQLTRALGNDETGRGMNAAFAIGRLCDFEAGCKRMLFLKTSELMINSLIDMLHASDSGCCKNACFALSCIASLVQGHQRLLEHIRINSVVEMLCSLLASKDEESIWFASMMLHTLASQKRGCLYLRTQHNVKNSLEVLLQRPHLKEDTKEEAKATAAILEKLLKPKPPNIKVESAYCIIVTWDAIHPKSGLDVTYLLFKDGVTVYSGSRTSYIANDLTPVTRYSFYLQASTEGDDSPFSNVVSVVTPESVPSAPQCLRVLSKSTSQIKIIWEPPATSNGVLRGYQIVARGKTSSLEVHENYFILSSVPPDTECTFQVFAMTSKGRGEPAVVTASTDDLASHAPPKPVVQVLGRHEMLISWESPPKPLGRINSFEVRVDGMVIYNGVEKSCTAKSLKPNTEYTITVSAWCSEGRCESVPAKKRTAREVYNPLCTASKSSARQRNARSSATTKTSASASSSTAVSSKNTSKSKAKAPTRKPLYPYETKTLPVNKQEKVLRRAKTADVLRVPSRDSSQQERGIKGKRNGVTPDNNSRPFTTFGSSREGLVNGSPQSDKKSAGRKSKSQVPSVSRSLESLEKENDDSKEHVGLSESSSFSSVDCEVKERRAVSDSVHMDVSRKLTKHNSQSTSSASSPAKDKSRKSLSVARRSSLPSSGVPQRSSKSASSQLPSGKDNRDVKRSGFSSSQKLTRVTNGAASLQVTHGHDEKPPKPPKKTQFAASFDELKQMHRETSSAKEKSATAQAACDGRGYRT; encoded by the exons ATGATGCTGCTGCTAGCAGAAGCCGGACGCTCTCTGAACAAGGATTTAACGAGCCTCTTCAAACACAACCTTCATACACCACGAGTTCTTGAACGGCTTGTGCACGAACTTCACAGCGACAAAGAGCTATGTagttatttatttcttaatcaTCCCGGCTCGGAGGACATGCTATGGGGTCTCATGAATCTTCTAACAGAAGATTCCCG CACTGCTGGGAATGCATCCTATGTCATTGGCACACTAGCAGAGACAGATTTGGGTAAGAGAAGGATTGTACAAATATGCACAGACAAAGGTGATCAAGCCAAGAAAATCTTACCAGCGCTGACCAATATGCTGGATATGGTTGACACAGAAACTGTCATGAATGCTGCAGGGACCATGGGTACCTTG GCTGAAGATGGTGAGTGTCGACTATGGATGCTGAAAGAGGACTGTTTAGATGAGGCCATTGTAAAGCTTACGCATCTGCTCTCTTCTAAAGATATGTGTACAGCAAGCAATGCTGCTTTGGTTTTAGCCAG GCTTACAATCGCTGAAGAAGGATGTGCTAGAATTTTAAACCATCGAAGTTCCAGTCATATACTGGTGCAACTGACAAGAGCATTAGGCAATGATGAGACAG GACGGGGCATGAATGCAGCATTTGCCATTGGAAGACTGTGTGATTTTGAAGCTGGCTGTAAGAGAATGTTATTTCTAAAAACATCTGAATTGATG ATCAACTCTCTTATTGATATGTTACATGCTAGTGATTCTGGCTGTTGCAAGAATGCTTGCTTTGCTCTCAGCTGCATAGCATCCTTAGTTCAAGGTCATCAGCGACTTCTGGAacatattcgaattaacagtgTTGTAGAAATGCTCTGTTCATTGTTAGCTTCCAAGGATGAAGAAAGCATATGGTTTGCATCAAT GATGTTACATACTCTTGCTTCACAGAAAAGGGGTTGTTTGTATCTTAGGACTCAGCATAATGTTAAAAATTCATTAGAG GTACTTTTACAGAGACCACATCTTAAAGAGGATACAAAAGAAGAGGCTAAGGCCACTGCAGCTATACTGGAAAAATTGCTAAAACCAAAACCACCTAATATTAAAG TTGAGAGTGCTTATTGTATTATTGTAACGTGGGATGCTATTCATCCAAAGAGTGGACTTGATGTAACATATCTGCTTTTCAAAG ATGGAGTAACAGTTTACTCAGGGTCAAGAACCAGTTACATAGCAAATGATCTCACACCAGTCACAAGATACAGCTTCTATCTTCAAGCTTCTACGGAGGGTGATGACAGTCCTTTTAGCAATGTTGTATCTGTTGTTACTCCAGAATCAG TTCCTAGTGCACCCCAATGCCTCAGAGTCTTAAGCAAATCAACATCTCAGATAAAGATTATTTGGGAACCACCAGCTACATCCAATGGAGTACTGAGAGGATATCAGATTGTTGCAAGAG GTAAGACATCCAGCCTTGAAGTTCATGAGAATTACTTTATTTTATCCAGTGTGCCTCCTGATACAGAATGTACTTTTCAG GTGTTTGCTATGACAAGTAAGGGCCGTGGAGAACCAGCAGTGGTAACTGCAAGTACAGATGACTTAG CATCTCACGCTCCTCCCAAACCAGTTGTACAGGTGCTTGGCCGGCATGAAATGTTGATCAGTTGGGAGAGTCCTCCTAAACCACTTGGCAGAATTAACAGTTTTGAAGTCAGGGTTGATGGCATG GTGATTTACAATGGAGTAGAAAAATCCTGCACTGCTAAATCCCTCAAGCCCAATACAGAGTACACAATCACA GTCAGTGCATGGTGCAGTGAAGGGCGATGTGAAAGTGTCCCAGCCAAGAAGAGAACAGCTAGAGAAGTGTACA ACCCATTATGCACTGCATCTAAGAGCTCAGCACGGCAGAGAAATGCACGTTCTTCCGCAACTACAAAGACATCTGCTTCAGCTTCTTCTTCTACTGCTGTTTCTTCTAAGAATACCAGTAAATCGAAAGCTAAAG cTCCCACCAGAAAGCCATTATATCCATATGAAACGAAAACCCTACCTGttaataaacaagaaaaag TTCTAAGAAGAGCTAAGACTGCTGATGTTTTGAGAGTCCCATCAAGAGATAGCTCACAGCAGGAAAGAGGGATCAAGGGCAAAAGAAATGGG GTAACACCAGACAACAACAGCCGTCCCTTCACCACGTTTGGCAGTTCAAGGGAGGGGTTAGTGAATGGATCCCCGCAGTCTGATAAGAAATCTGCAg GGCGAAAATCAAAATCCCAGGTCCCCAGTGTGTCGCGGTCGCTAGAGtctctggaaaaagaaaatgatgattCCAAG GAACACGTTGGCTTAAGTGAGTCCAGTTCATTTTCATCAGTTGACTGTGAAGTAAAGGAGAGACGAGCTGTTAGTGATAGTGTACACATGGACGTCAGTAGAAAACTCACCAAACACAACTCTCAATCAACTAGTAGCGCATCTTCGCCAGCTAAGGACAAGTCTCGAAAAA GTTTATCAGTGGCGAGGAGATCAAGTCTTCCGAGTAGCGGAGTCCCTCAACGTTCGTCTAAGTCTGCTTCCTCTCAGCTACCAAGTGGAAAGGATAATCGTGACGTCAAGCGAAG TGGATTTTCGTCAAGCCAGAAACTTACCAGAGTGACCAATGGGGCTGCTTCACTTCAAGTTACTCATGGACACGATGA AAAACCACCGAAGCCACCAAAGAAAACACAGTTTGCTGCTTCATTTGATGAATTGAAGCAGATGCACAGGGAAACCAGCTCTGCAAAGGAAAAATCCGCTACAGCACAGGCAGCCTGCGATGGGCGGGGATACAGAACTTAG
- the LOC140937520 gene encoding 5' exonuclease Apollo-like gives MNGAVIPNTPVAVDFWLMRHCPHSRVFFLSHMHTDHTAGLTSSWNTYRIYCSDVTRRLAIAKLGLRSELVVGLPLDEPLTIKLDEVGEEMMTVTLIDANHCPGSVMFVFEGYFGRILYTGDFRFCERFLTHSATKGKRFDILYLDNTYCDPKCAFPSRSSATMTIMEIIRNHPQHKVIIGLYSLGKEALPRAIAVTCKMWIGVDATRMETLRLLQMPDVFTCDVDRTKIQVVKTREITKRNIQMWNSVEPTIAILPTCLYVGGQNPYENVPNVFVVPYSDHCSFEELRRFVESIKPKKIIPIVHKHRLSPGDTINNRVNMNIFHQLMDSSPSVQYEVPHSVERYMTEGVAQETGRKRRAKIMKKAPLRKVPKYKKPCGVVFPPSPEMSDNYAMQNCLAGNISEGKSRMGLDDACDMEKKISSVERNIAVPASRRQESDSVLRAEVENGIENNDFEPDQDTKEDSSRLESDTVSKIEVENVCKDNNFDRPRYEREIEISCSFLC, from the coding sequence ATGAACGGAGCAGTGATACCTAATACTCCAGTAGCCGTTGATTTTTGGCTTATGAGGCATTGTCCTCATTCGAGGGTTTTCTTTCTATCGCATATGCATACAGATCACACGGCTGGTCTTACGTCTTCTTGGAACACCTATAGAATTTACTGCTCAGACGTGACAAGGAGACTGGCAATAGCTAAACTGGGTCTGAGGAGTGAACTTGTTGTTGGACTTCCCCTTGACGAACCCTTGACAATAAAATTAGATGAAGTGGGCGAAGAGATGATGACGGTAACATTGATAGATGCAAATCATTGTCCTGGATCTGTTATGTTCGTTTTCGAAGGCTACTTTGGGAGAATTCTGTACACTGGTGACTTCCGTTTCTGCGAGCGATTCCTGACACATTCTGCAACCAAGGGGAAAAGATTTGACATACTTTACTTGGATAACACTTACTGCGATCCTAAATGCGCATTCCCCTCGCGTTCATCTGCAACTATGACTATTATGGAAATAATTCGAAATCATCCACAACACAAAGTTATTATTGGACTTTACTCTCTTGGAAAAGAAGCCTTACCTCGTGCTATTGCTGTAACTTGTAAGATGTGGATTGGAGTGGACGCAACCAGAATGGAAACACTTAGACTACTTCAAATGCCAGATGTGTTTACTTGTGATGTGGATAGAACTAAAATTCAGGTGGTAAAGACCCGGGAAATTACTAAAAGGAACATTCAAATGTGGAACTCTGTGGAGCCAACTATTGCAATATTACCAACTTGTCTTTATGTTGGGGGACAAAACCCGTATGAAAATGTaccaaatgtttttgttgttccaTACTCAGATCATTGTTCCTTTGAAGAGTTGAGAAGGTTTGTCGAGAGCATCaaaccaaagaaaataattccaATAGTCCACAAACACAGGTTGTCACCAGGTGACACTATCAACAATCGAGtgaacatgaacatttttcatcaACTGATGGATTCTTCACCATCAGTGCAATATGAGGTTCCCCATTCTGTTGAACGTTACATGACTGAAGGAGTCGCACAAGAAACTGGCCGTAAGAGAAGGGCAAAAATTATGAAGAAAGCTCCCTTGCGAAAAGTTCCTAAGTACAAAAAGCCGTGTGGAGTTGTCTTTCCACCCAGTCCTGAGATGAGTGACAATTATGCAATGCAAAACTGTTTGGCTGGAAATATTTCTGAAGGAAAATCAAGGATGGGTTTAGATGATGCCTGTGACATGGAAAAGAAGATCAGTAGTGTTGAAAGGAACATAGCTGTGCCTGCTTCCAGGAGACAAGAAAGTGATTCAGTATTGAGAGCAGAGGTGGAAAATGGCATTGAAAACAATGATTTTGAACCAGACCAAGATACTAAAGAGGACTCCAGCAGACTAGAAAGTGATACTGTATCAAAAATAGAGGTGGAAAATGTCTGTAAAGACAACAATTTTGACAGACCAAGATACGAAAGGGAAATTGAAATTTCATGTAGTTTCCTATGTTAA
- the LOC140937140 gene encoding uncharacterized protein isoform X2, giving the protein MMLLLAEAGRSLNKDLTSLFKHNLHTPRVLERLVHELHSDKELCSYLFLNHPGSEDMLWGLMNLLTEDSRTAGNASYVIGTLAETDLGKRRIVQICTDKGDQAKKILPALTNMLDMVDTETVMNAAGTMGTLAEDGECRLWMLKEDCLDEAIVKLTHLLSSKDMCTASNAALVLARLTIAEEGCARILNHRSSSHILVQLTRALGNDETGRGMNAAFAIGRLCDFEAGCKRMLFLKTSELMINSLIDMLHASDSGCCKNACFALSCIASLVQGHQRLLEHIRINSVVEMLCSLLASKDEESIWFASMMLHTLASQKRGCLYLRTQHNVKNSLEVLLQRPHLKEDTKEEAKATAAILEKLLKPKPPNIKVESAYCIIVTWDAIHPKSGLDVTYLLFKDGVTVYSGSRTSYIANDLTPVTRYSFYLQASTEGDDSPFSNVVSVVTPESVPSAPQCLRVLSKSTSQIKIIWEPPATSNGVLRGYQIVARGKTSSLEVHENYFILSSVPPDTECTFQVFAMTSKGRGEPAVVTASTDDLASHAPPKPVVQVLGRHEMLISWESPPKPLGRINSFEVRVDGMVIYNGVEKSCTAKSLKPNTEYTITVSAWCSEGRCESVPAKKRTAREVYTPTRKPLYPYETKTLPVNKQEKVLRRAKTADVLRVPSRDSSQQERGIKGKRNGVTPDNNSRPFTTFGSSREGLVNGSPQSDKKSAGRKSKSQVPSVSRSLESLEKENDDSKEHVGLSESSSFSSVDCEVKERRAVSDSVHMDVSRKLTKHNSQSTSSASSPAKDKSRKSLSVARRSSLPSSGVPQRSSKSASSQLPSGKDNRDVKRSGFSSSQKLTRVTNGAASLQVTHGHDEKPPKPPKKTQFAASFDELKQMHRETSSAKEKSATAQAACDGRGYRT; this is encoded by the exons ATGATGCTGCTGCTAGCAGAAGCCGGACGCTCTCTGAACAAGGATTTAACGAGCCTCTTCAAACACAACCTTCATACACCACGAGTTCTTGAACGGCTTGTGCACGAACTTCACAGCGACAAAGAGCTATGTagttatttatttcttaatcaTCCCGGCTCGGAGGACATGCTATGGGGTCTCATGAATCTTCTAACAGAAGATTCCCG CACTGCTGGGAATGCATCCTATGTCATTGGCACACTAGCAGAGACAGATTTGGGTAAGAGAAGGATTGTACAAATATGCACAGACAAAGGTGATCAAGCCAAGAAAATCTTACCAGCGCTGACCAATATGCTGGATATGGTTGACACAGAAACTGTCATGAATGCTGCAGGGACCATGGGTACCTTG GCTGAAGATGGTGAGTGTCGACTATGGATGCTGAAAGAGGACTGTTTAGATGAGGCCATTGTAAAGCTTACGCATCTGCTCTCTTCTAAAGATATGTGTACAGCAAGCAATGCTGCTTTGGTTTTAGCCAG GCTTACAATCGCTGAAGAAGGATGTGCTAGAATTTTAAACCATCGAAGTTCCAGTCATATACTGGTGCAACTGACAAGAGCATTAGGCAATGATGAGACAG GACGGGGCATGAATGCAGCATTTGCCATTGGAAGACTGTGTGATTTTGAAGCTGGCTGTAAGAGAATGTTATTTCTAAAAACATCTGAATTGATG ATCAACTCTCTTATTGATATGTTACATGCTAGTGATTCTGGCTGTTGCAAGAATGCTTGCTTTGCTCTCAGCTGCATAGCATCCTTAGTTCAAGGTCATCAGCGACTTCTGGAacatattcgaattaacagtgTTGTAGAAATGCTCTGTTCATTGTTAGCTTCCAAGGATGAAGAAAGCATATGGTTTGCATCAAT GATGTTACATACTCTTGCTTCACAGAAAAGGGGTTGTTTGTATCTTAGGACTCAGCATAATGTTAAAAATTCATTAGAG GTACTTTTACAGAGACCACATCTTAAAGAGGATACAAAAGAAGAGGCTAAGGCCACTGCAGCTATACTGGAAAAATTGCTAAAACCAAAACCACCTAATATTAAAG TTGAGAGTGCTTATTGTATTATTGTAACGTGGGATGCTATTCATCCAAAGAGTGGACTTGATGTAACATATCTGCTTTTCAAAG ATGGAGTAACAGTTTACTCAGGGTCAAGAACCAGTTACATAGCAAATGATCTCACACCAGTCACAAGATACAGCTTCTATCTTCAAGCTTCTACGGAGGGTGATGACAGTCCTTTTAGCAATGTTGTATCTGTTGTTACTCCAGAATCAG TTCCTAGTGCACCCCAATGCCTCAGAGTCTTAAGCAAATCAACATCTCAGATAAAGATTATTTGGGAACCACCAGCTACATCCAATGGAGTACTGAGAGGATATCAGATTGTTGCAAGAG GTAAGACATCCAGCCTTGAAGTTCATGAGAATTACTTTATTTTATCCAGTGTGCCTCCTGATACAGAATGTACTTTTCAG GTGTTTGCTATGACAAGTAAGGGCCGTGGAGAACCAGCAGTGGTAACTGCAAGTACAGATGACTTAG CATCTCACGCTCCTCCCAAACCAGTTGTACAGGTGCTTGGCCGGCATGAAATGTTGATCAGTTGGGAGAGTCCTCCTAAACCACTTGGCAGAATTAACAGTTTTGAAGTCAGGGTTGATGGCATG GTGATTTACAATGGAGTAGAAAAATCCTGCACTGCTAAATCCCTCAAGCCCAATACAGAGTACACAATCACA GTCAGTGCATGGTGCAGTGAAGGGCGATGTGAAAGTGTCCCAGCCAAGAAGAGAACAGCTAGAGAAGTGTACA cTCCCACCAGAAAGCCATTATATCCATATGAAACGAAAACCCTACCTGttaataaacaagaaaaag TTCTAAGAAGAGCTAAGACTGCTGATGTTTTGAGAGTCCCATCAAGAGATAGCTCACAGCAGGAAAGAGGGATCAAGGGCAAAAGAAATGGG GTAACACCAGACAACAACAGCCGTCCCTTCACCACGTTTGGCAGTTCAAGGGAGGGGTTAGTGAATGGATCCCCGCAGTCTGATAAGAAATCTGCAg GGCGAAAATCAAAATCCCAGGTCCCCAGTGTGTCGCGGTCGCTAGAGtctctggaaaaagaaaatgatgattCCAAG GAACACGTTGGCTTAAGTGAGTCCAGTTCATTTTCATCAGTTGACTGTGAAGTAAAGGAGAGACGAGCTGTTAGTGATAGTGTACACATGGACGTCAGTAGAAAACTCACCAAACACAACTCTCAATCAACTAGTAGCGCATCTTCGCCAGCTAAGGACAAGTCTCGAAAAA GTTTATCAGTGGCGAGGAGATCAAGTCTTCCGAGTAGCGGAGTCCCTCAACGTTCGTCTAAGTCTGCTTCCTCTCAGCTACCAAGTGGAAAGGATAATCGTGACGTCAAGCGAAG TGGATTTTCGTCAAGCCAGAAACTTACCAGAGTGACCAATGGGGCTGCTTCACTTCAAGTTACTCATGGACACGATGA AAAACCACCGAAGCCACCAAAGAAAACACAGTTTGCTGCTTCATTTGATGAATTGAAGCAGATGCACAGGGAAACCAGCTCTGCAAAGGAAAAATCCGCTACAGCACAGGCAGCCTGCGATGGGCGGGGATACAGAACTTAG
- the LOC140937140 gene encoding uncharacterized protein isoform X3, whose translation MMLLLAEAGRSLNKDLTSLFKHNLHTPRVLERLVHELHSDKELCSYLFLNHPGSEDMLWGLMNLLTEDSRTAGNASYVIGTLAETDLGKRRIVQICTDKGDQAKKILPALTNMLDMVDTETVMNAAGTMGTLAEDGECRLWMLKEDCLDEAIVKLTHLLSSKDMCTASNAALVLARLTIAEEGCARILNHRSSSHILVQLTRALGNDETGRGMNAAFAIGRLCDFEAGCKRMLFLKTSELMINSLIDMLHASDSGCCKNACFALSCIASLVQGHQRLLEHIRINSVVEMLCSLLASKDEESIWFASMMLHTLASQKRGCLYLRTQHNVKNSLEVLLQRPHLKEDTKEEAKATAAILEKLLKPKPPNIKVESAYCIIVTWDAIHPKSGLDVTYLLFKDGVTVYSGSRTSYIANDLTPVTRYSFYLQASTEGDDSPFSNVVSVVTPESVPSAPQCLRVLSKSTSQIKIIWEPPATSNGVLRGYQIVARGKTSSLEVHENYFILSSVPPDTECTFQVFAMTSKGRGEPAVVTASTDDLASHAPPKPVVQVLGRHEMLISWESPPKPLGRINSFEVRVDGMVIYNGVEKSCTAKSLKPNTEYTITVSAWCSEGRCESVPAKKRTAREVYNPLCTASKSSARQRNARSSATTKTSASASSSTAVSSKNTSKSKAKAPTRKPLYPYETKTLPVNKQEKVLRRAKTADVLRVPSRDSSQQERGIKGKRNGVTPDNNSRPFTTFGSSREGLVNGSPQSDKKSAGRKSKSQVPSVSRSLESLEKENDDSKEHVGLSESSSFSSVDCEVKERRAVSDSVHMDVSRKLTKHNSQSTSSASSPAKDKSRKMDFRQARNLPE comes from the exons ATGATGCTGCTGCTAGCAGAAGCCGGACGCTCTCTGAACAAGGATTTAACGAGCCTCTTCAAACACAACCTTCATACACCACGAGTTCTTGAACGGCTTGTGCACGAACTTCACAGCGACAAAGAGCTATGTagttatttatttcttaatcaTCCCGGCTCGGAGGACATGCTATGGGGTCTCATGAATCTTCTAACAGAAGATTCCCG CACTGCTGGGAATGCATCCTATGTCATTGGCACACTAGCAGAGACAGATTTGGGTAAGAGAAGGATTGTACAAATATGCACAGACAAAGGTGATCAAGCCAAGAAAATCTTACCAGCGCTGACCAATATGCTGGATATGGTTGACACAGAAACTGTCATGAATGCTGCAGGGACCATGGGTACCTTG GCTGAAGATGGTGAGTGTCGACTATGGATGCTGAAAGAGGACTGTTTAGATGAGGCCATTGTAAAGCTTACGCATCTGCTCTCTTCTAAAGATATGTGTACAGCAAGCAATGCTGCTTTGGTTTTAGCCAG GCTTACAATCGCTGAAGAAGGATGTGCTAGAATTTTAAACCATCGAAGTTCCAGTCATATACTGGTGCAACTGACAAGAGCATTAGGCAATGATGAGACAG GACGGGGCATGAATGCAGCATTTGCCATTGGAAGACTGTGTGATTTTGAAGCTGGCTGTAAGAGAATGTTATTTCTAAAAACATCTGAATTGATG ATCAACTCTCTTATTGATATGTTACATGCTAGTGATTCTGGCTGTTGCAAGAATGCTTGCTTTGCTCTCAGCTGCATAGCATCCTTAGTTCAAGGTCATCAGCGACTTCTGGAacatattcgaattaacagtgTTGTAGAAATGCTCTGTTCATTGTTAGCTTCCAAGGATGAAGAAAGCATATGGTTTGCATCAAT GATGTTACATACTCTTGCTTCACAGAAAAGGGGTTGTTTGTATCTTAGGACTCAGCATAATGTTAAAAATTCATTAGAG GTACTTTTACAGAGACCACATCTTAAAGAGGATACAAAAGAAGAGGCTAAGGCCACTGCAGCTATACTGGAAAAATTGCTAAAACCAAAACCACCTAATATTAAAG TTGAGAGTGCTTATTGTATTATTGTAACGTGGGATGCTATTCATCCAAAGAGTGGACTTGATGTAACATATCTGCTTTTCAAAG ATGGAGTAACAGTTTACTCAGGGTCAAGAACCAGTTACATAGCAAATGATCTCACACCAGTCACAAGATACAGCTTCTATCTTCAAGCTTCTACGGAGGGTGATGACAGTCCTTTTAGCAATGTTGTATCTGTTGTTACTCCAGAATCAG TTCCTAGTGCACCCCAATGCCTCAGAGTCTTAAGCAAATCAACATCTCAGATAAAGATTATTTGGGAACCACCAGCTACATCCAATGGAGTACTGAGAGGATATCAGATTGTTGCAAGAG GTAAGACATCCAGCCTTGAAGTTCATGAGAATTACTTTATTTTATCCAGTGTGCCTCCTGATACAGAATGTACTTTTCAG GTGTTTGCTATGACAAGTAAGGGCCGTGGAGAACCAGCAGTGGTAACTGCAAGTACAGATGACTTAG CATCTCACGCTCCTCCCAAACCAGTTGTACAGGTGCTTGGCCGGCATGAAATGTTGATCAGTTGGGAGAGTCCTCCTAAACCACTTGGCAGAATTAACAGTTTTGAAGTCAGGGTTGATGGCATG GTGATTTACAATGGAGTAGAAAAATCCTGCACTGCTAAATCCCTCAAGCCCAATACAGAGTACACAATCACA GTCAGTGCATGGTGCAGTGAAGGGCGATGTGAAAGTGTCCCAGCCAAGAAGAGAACAGCTAGAGAAGTGTACA ACCCATTATGCACTGCATCTAAGAGCTCAGCACGGCAGAGAAATGCACGTTCTTCCGCAACTACAAAGACATCTGCTTCAGCTTCTTCTTCTACTGCTGTTTCTTCTAAGAATACCAGTAAATCGAAAGCTAAAG cTCCCACCAGAAAGCCATTATATCCATATGAAACGAAAACCCTACCTGttaataaacaagaaaaag TTCTAAGAAGAGCTAAGACTGCTGATGTTTTGAGAGTCCCATCAAGAGATAGCTCACAGCAGGAAAGAGGGATCAAGGGCAAAAGAAATGGG GTAACACCAGACAACAACAGCCGTCCCTTCACCACGTTTGGCAGTTCAAGGGAGGGGTTAGTGAATGGATCCCCGCAGTCTGATAAGAAATCTGCAg GGCGAAAATCAAAATCCCAGGTCCCCAGTGTGTCGCGGTCGCTAGAGtctctggaaaaagaaaatgatgattCCAAG GAACACGTTGGCTTAAGTGAGTCCAGTTCATTTTCATCAGTTGACTGTGAAGTAAAGGAGAGACGAGCTGTTAGTGATAGTGTACACATGGACGTCAGTAGAAAACTCACCAAACACAACTCTCAATCAACTAGTAGCGCATCTTCGCCAGCTAAGGACAAGTCTCGAAAAA TGGATTTTCGTCAAGCCAGAAACTTACCAGAGTGA